A genomic window from Candidatus Andeanibacterium colombiense includes:
- a CDS encoding SDR family oxidoreductase, with amino-acid sequence MAVRRAIFISGGGSGIGRAIALRFAAEGWFVGLGDIDPAGMAETQRLIANDFTYAHAFDVRDRTAWDVALTAFATAAGGRIDVLANNAGVPLAGPLTELTSAEIERTLDINLKGAIFGAQAAYPWLKASAPGSCLLNTASAAALYGFPNQSIYGATKAGVRSLTETLDGEWGSQGIKVRSLMPSFIDTPLLQHAPNEGSNVSIRQVVVDAGLEFTPVEVVAQNAWDAVHGDRIHYLVGETAKKLRFAARWMPGKLRKRAKALEEANRRAGG; translated from the coding sequence ATGGCAGTGCGGCGCGCGATCTTCATCTCCGGCGGCGGTTCCGGCATCGGGCGGGCGATCGCACTGCGCTTCGCGGCCGAGGGGTGGTTCGTCGGGCTCGGCGACATCGACCCGGCCGGCATGGCCGAAACCCAGCGCTTGATCGCCAACGACTTCACCTATGCCCATGCCTTCGACGTGCGCGACCGCACCGCATGGGACGTCGCGCTCACGGCTTTCGCGACCGCCGCCGGGGGGCGGATCGACGTGCTGGCGAACAACGCCGGCGTGCCGCTGGCCGGCCCGCTCACCGAGCTGACCAGCGCGGAAATCGAGCGCACGCTCGACATCAACCTCAAGGGCGCGATCTTCGGCGCACAGGCCGCATATCCCTGGCTCAAGGCCAGCGCGCCGGGCAGCTGCCTGCTCAACACCGCCAGCGCGGCCGCGCTCTACGGCTTCCCGAACCAGAGCATCTACGGCGCGACCAAGGCCGGGGTGCGCTCGCTGACCGAAACCCTCGATGGCGAATGGGGCAGCCAGGGGATCAAGGTCCGCTCGCTGATGCCGAGCTTCATCGACACGCCGCTGCTGCAGCACGCGCCGAACGAGGGCAGCAACGTCTCGATCCGCCAGGTGGTGGTCGACGCGGGCCTGGAATTCACGCCGGTGGAAGTGGTCGCGCAGAATGCGTGGGACGCGGTCCACGGCGACCGGATCCACTACCTCGTCGGCGAGACCGCGAAGAAACTCCGCTTCGCCGCGCGCTGGATGCCGGGCAAATTGCGCAAGCGGGCGAAGGCGCTGGAAGAAGCGAACCGGCGGGCCGGCGGTTAG
- a CDS encoding DUF559 domain-containing protein — MTIGRTNPNARTLRRDMTDAEQLLWKHVRNRNLGGLKFRRQATSGKAVPDFLCAEKRLIIEIDGGQHSEESDAPRTARLEALGFQVIRFWNNEVLQNIDGVLVRILAEANALPSWFGKRQPSSNSG, encoded by the coding sequence ATGACCATCGGCCGCACCAACCCGAACGCACGAACCTTGCGCCGCGACATGACCGATGCCGAGCAACTGCTGTGGAAGCATGTGCGCAACCGGAACCTGGGCGGGCTCAAATTCCGCCGGCAAGCGACCAGCGGCAAGGCCGTCCCCGACTTCCTGTGCGCGGAGAAGCGCCTGATCATCGAGATCGACGGTGGCCAGCATTCGGAGGAAAGCGACGCGCCCCGGACGGCAAGGTTGGAGGCGCTGGGCTTTCAGGTCATTCGCTTCTGGAACAACGAAGTGCTGCAAAATATCGATGGGGTGCTCGTACGTATTCTAGCTGAGGCGAATGCTTTGCCTTCCTGGTTCGGAAAAAGGCAGCCCTCATCCAACTCCGGCTAG